Genomic DNA from Paenibacillus donghaensis:
CCCGACAATTAAACATCCTCTACCTCCTGAGCAGCCTTCAAGAAACGCCAAACAGCAAGTCCCCTGTGGCGGAACTTGCTGTTTATTGATTGCCTTCATCTCAGGCTGGAACGGATGCAACACGCCCAACCGGGTAGCTGGTTCACAGGAGTTAGCTTGCCGACAGCTACTTCTTATTCTCTGTGTTCCCGCATAGATGTCCAGCGCCGTTAAGAATGCCGGCGGTTGCCTGGGCTGCCAATGCTTCCATCGACAGGCTAGAGCTCCGGCTCCATTGCAAGGCCGCTCCATAGATCGACCAGCTGAGCATAATCACAGTAAGTTTATTCTCCTCGCTGGCCGCTCCGCCTGCTCCGGTGTTCTGCTCCATAATGCCTTCAATAACCTGTGCGAGCCGGGAGATAATTTTCTCTTCCATCAGGGACATGACCGAGGAGGAGATTTTGTGGCAGCCTATTTTGACCGATGTGAAAAAATTGCATACAGCCATAATTAGCCGCTCCAGCGTATCGGTATTGAAGGTGCTGTGATCCATCTTCTGTACAGCGAGCTGCTGCTCGAACAATTCCAGAAACATCACCTCAAGCAGCATATATTTGTCCACATAATGTGCGTAAAAGGTCGCCCGGTTCATCGTCGCCCGCTCCGCAATGTCCTTGACGGTAATCGACTCGAAATCGCGTTCCATGATCAGCGCCATGAAGGCATCCTTAATCAGCTGTCTGGAGCGTTTCACGCGCGGGTCTTCCGTATTGGCAATCAACTAACGCACCTCTTTCCTCTATATATAATATAAACCAAGCTGCAGCTTAACCGGTTCGGCAACAGATTTCTGGAGGTGTTGTGTAACCATACAGAAGAGCTATATTGCTGGTTGACCGCTGAGCCTGTGAACCTTAGTATACTAAACAAGCGCTGACTAAGCAACACGCGTTGTTTTATCAGCTTATGATGGTTTATTAATTATAGTTACAATGGAGGAAACCACTATGCCAACGAATACCAAACAACTAACCGCGCTGATTACAGGCGCAAACAACGGAATCGGGCTAGAGCTTACACGCAAGCTATTGTCTGAAGGCTGGCAGGTGATTGCTCTGGTCCGTTCCGACTTCACAGCGGATGACCAGTCGATTCAGGAAGCCAGAACGCGCCGCCAGCTGCGGGTATATCGGGCTGATCTGACCGACTTCACAAGTCTGAAACCGGCCATTGAACAGATCAAGGGCGCCGAAGAATACATTGACGTGTTGTTCAACAACGCCGGCGGCAGCGCTCCGGCATTGGCCTATTCACCGCAGGGGCGCGAAATACAATTTGAACTGCACACCCTTGTGCCCTATGTGATGTATATGGAGCTTAAGGAGCTGCTGCAGCGCGGAACAAGTAAGACAGTCGTGAACACCTCAACCAGCGCTTTTAAATACGTCAAGGAGTTCGATCCCGTATTACTGGAGCGTCCCGCCAGCTTCCGCAGGCTATTTGGCTCCTATGCAGCAACCAAGCTGGCTCTATCGTTGTGGACCCGGGCCATCGCACCCCAAGCCGCTGCCGAAGGCATTCGTATTCTAAGTGCCGATCCGGGAGGAAACAACACGCTGCGCAAAGGCAAAGATTCAGGACTGCCGTTCTATGTGAAGCCCATGATGAAGCTGCTGTTCCCGCCGCCAAGCAAGGGAGCTTCCCTGCTCTATCATGCCGCAGCAAGCCAGGCCGCTCCCGGTTCCTTCCTGGTCAAGGGCAAGGAACGCGAGCTGAAATTCATTGCTCACGCCAATCAGGTACTGGAACGGATGCAGGCGCTGTATCGTGCCGAATTCAAAGACGATAACCGTATTAAGCCTGCCCGCTGACCGAGGCTCAGGAGCCAATCCCCACCTCAGCCAGCAGGCTGCGGGCATACCTTCCGGCATACAGTCTGTAGAACAGAAACTGCAGACACAGATACACGAAGCTCACCGCCACCGGGATAGCAATCGGCTGCAAGCCGCCGCCCGTAGACATCGGAACGCCGAGACGCTCACCAAAGAACACCGCCAGCGCTATCCCCGCCGCCGCAGGAACAAAGAACAGCAGAATCAGCGGCCCCCGCACCACTCCCTCCGCTTCTGCCGAGGTAATGCCGAGCCGGTGCAGCTTGCGGAATTTGAGCCGCTCCTGCTCCCTTCGGGTCAGGATGCTGAAGTGCAGCACCGCCGAGGATGCCCCGAGGAACAGCAGGCTTACTGTCAGCATCACCAGCACCGCAAACTGTCCGCCGTCTTCCAGATCCTGGTGTTCAACAATTCGGGACTGCGTGCCGAACACAAACCGATCCTGCCGCTGATCGTCATACCATTGCTTGCTGTGCTCCTGATTGTATTGATCCAGCGCATCATTCAGCTTGTCATTGATCGTACCTGTCTGCTTCCAGTCTTCGAAGCTGAACAGCTGGATGTGCCCAATTCTACGGGGCATTTCCGCCTTGATCGCGTTATAATCTGCTTCGTCAAGGATCACCTGAAGCCCGTTGATTACCGGTGGTAGACGGTTGAACAGCATCTCGACTACAGTGCCCTGGGACTGAAGACTGCGGTTCCCGGCAGCAAGCTTCAGCGTATAGTCAGCCATTTCAGGAATAGCATAATCGTAACCATCGTTCATGTCATATAAGGATAGATTGAGAAAATGCCCCGGCTTGACCTGATAGCTGCTTCCAGTCAACTTGTTAATTTCGTGGTCCAGGAAGAATTTCATTGTGAAGTCATCGACATATTCCAACTCCTTGTGCACTTGTAGCGGAGTGGGACCACTCTCTACAATCGCCTGAACCGCGTCTGCCGGAAGCTCGTTCTTGTCCATAACCTTCGTATAGGCAATATCATACGGATTATGCATCCGCGCTACGTCCCCGGAGCTGGCATCTATGAAGAACGTCATACTGCTGAGCAGCAGGCTCACCATCGCCAGAGTCGTGATCATAAACAGCACCAGCCGCGACTGGCCCAGCGTATGCTTCACATCGGAGCTGAATAGTAGATGCCGCTGACGCCGCGAAGCGAAGCGGGACAGGCTGTATTCCATCCAATCCCCCAGACTGCAGAGCAGCAGATATACTCCGGCAACGCAGCAGCCCAGGGTTCTGAAGAAAACCGTGTTTTCATAGGGATTGTGAATGTTCACATCCACTACGGCGTAGGCAATCAGCGCCAGGCCGAAGAAGCCGGGCAGCTTGCCTCTGAGCAGCATACGGTCTGCGCTCCGGGCTTCTTTCAGCAACGTCACAATATTGTATCTCAGCGAGACCAGCAGGCTGCCAGCAATGACAATGGCATATATGATCAGGAAATATAGCGCCGTGTTCAGGTAACTCTCTCCTCTCAAACTGAAGGAGACCTGGCCCAGATCCACCAGTTGAGAAACTATCAGATAGAAGAGTCCGGCAAATAACGTTCCCGCACCCAGTCCGGCAGCAATCGAACCCAGTGCAATCAGACTGTTCTCGAACAGAATTAGCAGACGGATATTGCCGGGGGTCATACCGAGGACCATGAAGAGGCCGTAATCACGTTTACGCTGCTTCGCGAAGGCGCTTTGGGCATATAGAATGAAGAATACCGAGAACACTTTAAGAATTAACAGAGGGGCATACAGGTTGCCCGATATCATCCCGTTCACCTTATAGAAGTCTTGGAAGTCAGGATTGTCGTTCAAGCTGGTGAAGGTGAAGAAGAACATGATCGTGAAGCTGCTGCACAGGAAATAGAGCAAATATCTTCTCAGATTCGCCTTAAAGATGCGCCAGAACATGCTGCTAAAGGTCATCCGCCTCGCCTCCCATAACAGCCAGATTCTCCAGGATAGTATCCAGAAAGGCGGTTCGCTTCCCATCCCGTTTAATCTCCAGATTCACCTCTCCATCCTTGATAAAAATCACCCGGCTGCAATAGCTGGCAGCAAAGGGGTCATGTGTCACCATCACGATTGTGGCTCCCTGCGCCTCGTTCAGTCTGGCGAAACATTTCATCACCGTGCTGGATGCCTTCGAATCAAGATTGCCTGTAGGCTCGTCCGCAAACAGCACATCCGGCTCATGAATCACCGCCCGGCTGATCGCTGCCCGCTGCTGCTGCCCGCCCGATACCGTGTAAGGATACTTGTCCCCCACTTCCCCGATCTCAAGCAGCTTCAAGGCGGCATCGGTGCGAGTATTGATCTCCTCCGCCTCCCGTTGGTCCAGCACCATCGGCAGCATCACATTCTCCCGCAGGGTCAGACTGTCCAGCAGATTGTAGTCCTGGAACACGAATCCCATCCGCTGCCGCCGGAACAAGGCCAGCTCATTACCCGACATCTTTCGCAGGCTGACCTCTGATATCCTCACATCGCCTTGATATTTTCTGTCGATGCCGCTAAGGATGTTGAGCAGGGTGGTTTTGCCGCTTCCGGAGGGTCCCATGATAGCGACGAACTCGCCGCTCTCCACGTTCAGACTAAGCCCTTTCAGGGCCTGGAAGCTGCTGCCCCTCCCTTTCCCCTTGTATTCCTTGCACAACTCTTCTACTTCCAGAATGGACATGCTTCATCCCTTCCCGTCTCTATGAAAGTGCAAACCTATAGCCATAATAGCCTATACTATCTACTTTCACATGTGACAAATGGAATATCTTACTAGATGGCAGCAATATCTCTTCGTCCAAAAATCAGCACCGCCGCCGCCAGACAGACTGCAATGATCACCACAGGAACAAGCACCACCGGAATATAAGCCTCGAGCCCTGACAGCCCTATAAGCTCAGAGTTCTTATAATACATG
This window encodes:
- a CDS encoding TetR/AcrR family transcriptional regulator, producing the protein MIANTEDPRVKRSRQLIKDAFMALIMERDFESITVKDIAERATMNRATFYAHYVDKYMLLEVMFLELFEQQLAVQKMDHSTFNTDTLERLIMAVCNFFTSVKIGCHKISSSVMSLMEEKIISRLAQVIEGIMEQNTGAGGAASEENKLTVIMLSWSIYGAALQWSRSSSLSMEALAAQATAGILNGAGHLCGNTENKK
- a CDS encoding SDR family NAD(P)-dependent oxidoreductase, with protein sequence MPTNTKQLTALITGANNGIGLELTRKLLSEGWQVIALVRSDFTADDQSIQEARTRRQLRVYRADLTDFTSLKPAIEQIKGAEEYIDVLFNNAGGSAPALAYSPQGREIQFELHTLVPYVMYMELKELLQRGTSKTVVNTSTSAFKYVKEFDPVLLERPASFRRLFGSYAATKLALSLWTRAIAPQAAAEGIRILSADPGGNNTLRKGKDSGLPFYVKPMMKLLFPPPSKGASLLYHAAASQAAPGSFLVKGKERELKFIAHANQVLERMQALYRAEFKDDNRIKPAR
- a CDS encoding FtsX-like permease family protein, yielding MTFSSMFWRIFKANLRRYLLYFLCSSFTIMFFFTFTSLNDNPDFQDFYKVNGMISGNLYAPLLILKVFSVFFILYAQSAFAKQRKRDYGLFMVLGMTPGNIRLLILFENSLIALGSIAAGLGAGTLFAGLFYLIVSQLVDLGQVSFSLRGESYLNTALYFLIIYAIVIAGSLLVSLRYNIVTLLKEARSADRMLLRGKLPGFFGLALIAYAVVDVNIHNPYENTVFFRTLGCCVAGVYLLLCSLGDWMEYSLSRFASRRQRHLLFSSDVKHTLGQSRLVLFMITTLAMVSLLLSSMTFFIDASSGDVARMHNPYDIAYTKVMDKNELPADAVQAIVESGPTPLQVHKELEYVDDFTMKFFLDHEINKLTGSSYQVKPGHFLNLSLYDMNDGYDYAIPEMADYTLKLAAGNRSLQSQGTVVEMLFNRLPPVINGLQVILDEADYNAIKAEMPRRIGHIQLFSFEDWKQTGTINDKLNDALDQYNQEHSKQWYDDQRQDRFVFGTQSRIVEHQDLEDGGQFAVLVMLTVSLLFLGASSAVLHFSILTRREQERLKFRKLHRLGITSAEAEGVVRGPLILLFFVPAAAGIALAVFFGERLGVPMSTGGGLQPIAIPVAVSFVYLCLQFLFYRLYAGRYARSLLAEVGIGS
- a CDS encoding ABC transporter ATP-binding protein, producing MSILEVEELCKEYKGKGRGSSFQALKGLSLNVESGEFVAIMGPSGSGKTTLLNILSGIDRKYQGDVRISEVSLRKMSGNELALFRRQRMGFVFQDYNLLDSLTLRENVMLPMVLDQREAEEINTRTDAALKLLEIGEVGDKYPYTVSGGQQQRAAISRAVIHEPDVLFADEPTGNLDSKASSTVMKCFARLNEAQGATIVMVTHDPFAASYCSRVIFIKDGEVNLEIKRDGKRTAFLDTILENLAVMGGEADDL